In Deltaproteobacteria bacterium, a genomic segment contains:
- a CDS encoding electron transfer flavoprotein-ubiquinone oxidoreductase gives MAVEREVMEVDVLYVGAGPATLASAYHLVKRCEERGLDKPAVLVIEKGAAVGDHMLSGAVINPKGISELMPDFVEQGFPTEHICTNDMTYLFVGNMAIRAPLNPPMFAKRGYHVASLNKVAKWLAEKCEALGIDIYSGFAGDKLLIEGGKVVGVRLGDMGVDKHGKPKGTYQAGMDIRAKVTVLGEGVRGSLTKQLVERFGLEGENPQVYETGIKEIWRVKPEKHRPGRVIHGMIPANLPKFFGGMWLYDLQDNLVSYGMVSALDASSPFHDPHLEAQKFKTHPFMRDLLEGAELVRYGAKTIPIGGMSSMPKLYCNGALIVGDAAGFCNAEKLAGVHMAMKSGMMAADTIVDALAADDFTTTTLGGYTERYRGSWAYEEHRQARNFHGAFTMGLPFFMLNEPIRMFLSGGRGLVDNIKFEAGHHEMKKLAELPAGQREKEKFEFDGKLTFSKEHLVQFSGTAHEADQPSHLVVADTDLCRDQCAEEYGNPCQHFCPAAVYEMVDDGERPGKKKLFIHHENCVHCKTCDIADPYQVITWTPPEGGEGPDYAGM, from the coding sequence ATGGCCGTCGAACGCGAAGTGATGGAAGTGGACGTTCTGTACGTGGGCGCCGGCCCGGCAACGCTCGCTTCCGCCTACCACCTCGTGAAGCGCTGCGAAGAGCGCGGCCTCGACAAGCCTGCCGTGCTCGTGATCGAGAAGGGCGCCGCAGTCGGCGACCACATGCTGTCGGGCGCGGTGATCAACCCGAAGGGCATCTCGGAGCTGATGCCGGACTTCGTGGAGCAAGGCTTCCCGACCGAGCACATCTGCACGAACGACATGACGTACTTGTTCGTGGGCAACATGGCGATTCGCGCGCCGCTGAATCCGCCGATGTTCGCGAAGCGCGGCTACCACGTGGCCTCGCTCAACAAGGTCGCGAAGTGGCTCGCGGAGAAGTGCGAGGCGCTCGGCATCGACATCTACTCCGGCTTCGCGGGCGACAAGCTGCTGATCGAGGGCGGCAAAGTCGTGGGCGTGCGGCTCGGCGACATGGGCGTCGACAAGCACGGCAAGCCGAAGGGGACTTATCAGGCCGGGATGGACATTCGCGCGAAGGTCACGGTGCTCGGCGAAGGCGTGCGCGGCAGCCTCACCAAGCAGCTGGTCGAGCGCTTCGGCCTCGAGGGCGAGAACCCGCAGGTCTACGAGACGGGCATCAAGGAGATCTGGCGCGTCAAGCCGGAGAAGCACCGCCCGGGCCGCGTGATCCACGGGATGATCCCCGCGAACCTGCCGAAGTTCTTCGGTGGCATGTGGCTCTACGACCTGCAGGACAACCTCGTGTCCTACGGTATGGTGAGCGCGCTCGACGCCTCGAGCCCGTTCCACGATCCGCACCTCGAGGCGCAGAAGTTCAAGACGCACCCGTTCATGCGCGACCTGCTCGAGGGCGCCGAGCTCGTGCGATACGGCGCGAAGACGATCCCGATCGGCGGCATGTCCTCGATGCCGAAGCTCTACTGCAACGGCGCGCTGATCGTCGGCGACGCGGCCGGCTTCTGTAATGCGGAGAAGCTCGCGGGCGTCCACATGGCGATGAAGAGCGGCATGATGGCCGCGGACACGATCGTCGACGCGCTCGCCGCCGACGACTTCACCACGACGACGCTCGGAGGCTACACCGAGCGCTATCGCGGGAGCTGGGCGTACGAGGAGCACCGCCAGGCGCGCAACTTCCACGGCGCCTTCACGATGGGTCTCCCGTTCTTCATGCTGAACGAGCCCATCCGCATGTTCCTCTCCGGCGGCCGCGGGCTCGTCGACAACATCAAGTTCGAAGCCGGCCACCACGAGATGAAGAAGCTCGCCGAGCTTCCGGCTGGGCAGCGCGAGAAGGAGAAGTTCGAGTTCGACGGCAAGCTCACCTTCTCGAAGGAGCACCTCGTGCAGTTCTCAGGCACTGCGCACGAGGCCGACCAGCCGTCGCACCTCGTCGTCGCCGACACCGATCTGTGTCGCGACCAGTGCGCCGAGGAGTACGGCAACCCGTGCCAGCACTTCTGCCCGGCGGCCGTTTACGAGATGGTCGACGACGGCGAGCGGCCCGGGAAGAAGAAGCTCTTCATCCACCACGAGAACTGCGTGCACTGCAAGACGTGCGACATCGCGGATCCTTATCAGGTGATCACCTGGACGCCGCCTGAGGGGGGCGAGGGGCCGGATTACGCAGGGATGTAG
- a CDS encoding YfhL family 4Fe-4S dicluster ferredoxin, translating into MATMITEECINCGVCEPECPNEAISEGEETFVIDPALCTECVGFHETEQCAEVCPVDCCVPDPNNTEDEALLFERAKAIHPDKAAGLALSAETSRFRK; encoded by the coding sequence ATGGCGACGATGATCACCGAGGAGTGCATCAACTGCGGCGTGTGCGAGCCGGAGTGCCCGAACGAGGCGATCAGCGAGGGCGAAGAGACGTTCGTGATCGACCCGGCGCTGTGCACCGAGTGCGTGGGCTTCCACGAGACCGAGCAGTGCGCCGAAGTTTGCCCCGTCGACTGCTGCGTGCCCGACCCCAACAACACCGAAGACGAGGCGCTGCTGTTCGAGCGCGCGAAGGCGATTCATCCCGACAAGGCGGCGGGTCTCGCGCTGTCCGCCGAGACGTCGCGCTTCCGCAAGTAG
- a CDS encoding prolipoprotein diacylglyceryl transferase — translation MYPVLWEPFGFAISSFGVMVAIGFLVSDYVVARRFREMKLDPELSSTILIYAVVFGVLGSKLYYAIEFTLRGEAEFFPALLSRAGMVWFGGLILGTIGVTVGTWLHKIPTASVAAAVANAAPFGQACGRIGCFLVGDDYGKPTDAWYGIAFPEGAPPTVVPVHPTQLYETAWLIFIGIVLWRRRKASPFLFAEYGVLAGVGRFAVETLRVNPPMAFGLTGAQLIGITMVVVGGAAWLYARQRAHASPDN, via the coding sequence ATGTACCCCGTGCTTTGGGAGCCGTTCGGCTTCGCGATCAGCTCGTTCGGCGTGATGGTCGCGATCGGCTTTCTCGTCTCGGACTACGTCGTGGCGCGGCGCTTCCGCGAGATGAAGCTCGATCCCGAGCTGTCGTCCACCATCCTGATCTACGCGGTCGTCTTCGGCGTGCTCGGCTCGAAGCTCTATTACGCCATCGAGTTCACGCTGCGCGGGGAAGCTGAGTTCTTCCCGGCGCTGCTCTCCCGCGCCGGCATGGTGTGGTTTGGCGGGCTGATCCTCGGAACGATCGGTGTCACGGTTGGCACCTGGCTCCACAAGATCCCGACCGCTTCCGTGGCCGCAGCCGTCGCGAATGCGGCCCCTTTCGGCCAAGCGTGCGGGCGCATCGGCTGCTTCCTCGTGGGCGACGACTACGGCAAGCCCACCGACGCGTGGTACGGCATCGCGTTCCCGGAAGGCGCTCCGCCCACCGTCGTGCCCGTGCACCCGACCCAGCTGTACGAGACCGCGTGGCTGATCTTCATCGGCATCGTGCTGTGGAGGCGCCGCAAAGCGAGCCCGTTCTTGTTCGCGGAGTACGGCGTGCTCGCCGGAGTCGGGCGCTTCGCCGTCGAGACGCTGCGTGTGAATCCGCCGATGGCGTTCGGGCTGACCGGCGCGCAGCTGATCGGGATCACGATGGTCGTCGTGGGAGGCGCGGCTTGGCTCTACGCGCGCCAGAGGGCGCACGCGTCGCCTGACAACTAG
- a CDS encoding HAMP domain-containing histidine kinase — translation MKQPWDATGALESLAELVAYVDAPLVLVDAAGVVRAATERIASGLGYSTPCEVLGRPAEELGLSLGPHAGPKRQLRELAHADGSSRRASAHGARLGDATLVYVEWEETAPDRVAALAHDLRSPLCGVIGFSRLAREELARGNTARAVSFLERIERFAGTLQALIESAADPTHQPLADVTRVVEEIRAERKQELDRKGVRLVTPLDAPALACAPGSLHRVLSNLIDNAIDHMGDPVDATICVEVRCGGDVATLTVRDNGVGIPRSECERVFAAGHSSAHAASERPRGLGLAIVRDLAARWGGRAWVESIPGEGAAVHVTIPIAR, via the coding sequence GTGAAGCAACCGTGGGATGCGACCGGCGCACTCGAGTCGCTCGCGGAGTTGGTCGCGTACGTCGACGCGCCCCTCGTGCTCGTCGACGCCGCGGGGGTCGTGCGCGCCGCGACCGAGCGCATCGCGAGCGGTCTCGGCTACTCGACCCCGTGCGAGGTCCTCGGCCGTCCCGCTGAGGAGCTCGGCCTGAGCCTTGGCCCGCATGCCGGCCCCAAACGCCAGCTCCGCGAGCTGGCCCACGCGGACGGATCTTCGCGCCGGGCGAGCGCGCACGGCGCCCGGCTTGGAGACGCGACGCTCGTCTACGTCGAATGGGAAGAGACAGCGCCCGACCGGGTCGCCGCGCTCGCCCACGACCTGCGCTCTCCGCTGTGCGGTGTGATCGGGTTTTCTCGGCTTGCGCGCGAGGAGCTTGCGCGCGGCAACACGGCCCGCGCGGTGAGCTTTCTCGAGCGCATCGAGCGTTTCGCAGGAACGCTCCAAGCGCTGATCGAGTCAGCCGCCGACCCGACGCACCAGCCGCTGGCCGACGTGACCCGCGTGGTCGAAGAGATTCGCGCCGAGCGCAAGCAGGAGCTCGACCGCAAGGGCGTTCGCCTCGTGACTCCGCTCGATGCGCCCGCGCTCGCCTGCGCGCCCGGCAGCCTCCATCGCGTGCTGTCGAACTTGATCGACAATGCCATCGATCACATGGGCGACCCGGTCGATGCGACGATCTGCGTGGAAGTTCGCTGCGGAGGCGACGTCGCGACGCTGACGGTTCGCGACAACGGCGTCGGCATCCCGCGCAGCGAGTGCGAACGCGTCTTCGCGGCGGGCCACAGCAGCGCGCATGCCGCGAGCGAGCGTCCGCGCGGGCTCGGTCTCGCGATCGTGCGCGACCTCGCCGCGCGCTGGGGCGGGCGCGCGTGGGTCGAGAGCATCCCCGGCGAGGGCGCCGCGGTACACGTCACGATCCCGATCGCGCGCTGA
- a CDS encoding transglycosylase SLT domain-containing protein yields the protein MTRNQVLLLVALSGFMLSGSQPPAPGTPAVSAAPPEQHERIVARIAGLNPHLTPGQLDRIEAAIDRYSEKYGLDPVLVAAVIEVESSGKPWARSPAGALGLMQVMPHMIRPMGMAGNPSTVEANVEAGCAILASNIRRLGEEDGISAYFWGGNIKGPGYLNKVKAARERLRAELEA from the coding sequence ATGACCCGAAACCAAGTACTCCTGCTCGTCGCGCTCTCGGGCTTCATGCTGAGCGGCAGTCAGCCGCCCGCGCCCGGTACGCCCGCCGTCTCGGCGGCGCCGCCCGAGCAGCATGAGCGCATCGTGGCCCGCATCGCTGGCCTGAATCCGCACCTGACGCCCGGCCAGCTGGATCGCATCGAGGCGGCGATCGATCGCTACTCGGAGAAGTATGGGCTCGACCCGGTGCTCGTGGCGGCCGTGATCGAGGTCGAGAGCTCCGGCAAGCCGTGGGCGCGCAGCCCGGCTGGTGCGCTCGGGCTGATGCAGGTGATGCCGCACATGATCCGGCCCATGGGGATGGCCGGGAATCCGTCGACCGTCGAGGCAAACGTCGAGGCGGGCTGCGCGATCCTGGCGAGCAACATTCGGCGCCTGGGCGAAGAGGACGGCATCTCGGCTTACTTCTGGGGCGGCAACATCAAGGGCCCCGGCTACCTGAACAAGGTGAAGGCCGCGCGGGAGCGCTTGCGAGCCGAGCTAGAGGCGTGA
- a CDS encoding lysophospholipase — protein sequence MSDPALRRIEGWHTAPADLAIFRRVWLPALEPQRVLLLVHGFGEHSGRYDELAAWFAARGCAVYAYDLRGHGRSGGRRTHVASFDEYLDDLTAIHELVREEHPGLPLTLVGHSMGGLIGLAYLALRKPSLRGAIISAPALAPDRAVPAWRLWLARALRRLAPQLAMASGLDLSGLSRDEEVFRRYLADPLVVRTMTASLGAELIAMAPRVRASAGAIDVPVLMMHGAADPICIASASEEFAAQLRAPGSALRIYPNLRHEIFNEPERERVFGDAWKWLESEAGT from the coding sequence ATGAGCGACCCGGCGCTGCGGCGAATCGAGGGCTGGCACACCGCGCCGGCTGATCTCGCGATCTTCCGCCGCGTCTGGCTCCCGGCGCTCGAGCCGCAGCGAGTGCTGCTGCTGGTGCACGGGTTCGGCGAGCACAGCGGGCGCTATGACGAGCTCGCCGCCTGGTTCGCCGCGCGAGGCTGCGCGGTCTACGCCTACGACCTGCGCGGGCACGGGCGATCGGGCGGCCGGCGCACGCACGTCGCGTCGTTCGACGAGTACCTCGACGACCTCACCGCGATTCACGAGCTCGTGCGCGAAGAGCACCCGGGGCTTCCGCTCACGCTCGTCGGCCACAGCATGGGCGGCTTGATCGGGCTCGCGTATCTCGCGCTGCGCAAGCCCTCGCTGCGCGGCGCGATCATCTCCGCTCCCGCGCTCGCGCCGGATCGCGCGGTGCCCGCGTGGCGCTTGTGGCTGGCGCGCGCGCTGCGCCGGCTCGCGCCGCAGCTGGCGATGGCGAGCGGCCTCGATCTCAGTGGGCTCTCTCGAGACGAGGAAGTCTTCCGGCGCTACCTCGCAGACCCGCTCGTCGTCCGCACGATGACGGCCTCGCTCGGCGCCGAGCTGATCGCGATGGCGCCGCGGGTTCGCGCAAGCGCCGGCGCGATCGACGTGCCTGTGCTGATGATGCACGGCGCCGCGGACCCGATTTGCATCGCATCCGCGAGCGAGGAGTTCGCCGCGCAGCTGCGGGCGCCGGGCAGCGCACTGCGCATCTATCCGAATCTGCGCCACGAGATCTTCAACGAGCCGGAGCGCGAGCGCGTGTTCGGCGACGCGTGGAAGTGGCTCGAAAGTGAGGCGGGGACATGA
- the moaC gene encoding cyclic pyranopterin monophosphate synthase MoaC, translated as MSAKLTHLDEQGRARMLDVGAKEVTERVCVARGEVQMARATLEAITSGATPKGDVFATARIAGIQAAKRTGEWIPLAHPMPLDAVEVVLVPDSAASCVRVEATVRAHWRTGVEMEAMVAVSAAGLTIYDMCKAMDRGMSVTAVRLVRKSGGKSGVWERTGEK; from the coding sequence ATGAGCGCGAAGCTCACGCACTTGGACGAGCAGGGCCGCGCGCGCATGCTGGATGTCGGCGCGAAGGAGGTGACCGAGCGCGTGTGCGTCGCGCGCGGCGAGGTGCAGATGGCCCGCGCGACGCTCGAGGCGATCACGAGCGGAGCGACGCCGAAGGGAGACGTGTTCGCGACCGCCCGCATCGCGGGCATCCAGGCCGCCAAGCGCACCGGCGAGTGGATCCCCCTCGCGCACCCGATGCCGCTCGACGCCGTGGAGGTGGTGCTCGTGCCCGATTCCGCCGCGAGCTGCGTGCGGGTCGAGGCGACCGTGCGCGCGCATTGGCGCACGGGCGTCGAGATGGAAGCGATGGTCGCCGTGAGCGCCGCGGGGCTCACGATCTACGACATGTGCAAGGCGATGGACCGGGGGATGTCCGTCACGGCGGTGCGACTCGTGCGCAAGAGCGGCGGCAAGAGCGGAGTGTGGGAGCGAACCGGCGAGAAATAG